The genomic stretch AAAGTAAGATGCTCCATGGACTTTATGTCACATCCTGCCTCGAGGTCCACCAtatctcgggcccgctccaccactgtaacacgatattgtccgttttgggctccAAACCATGCctttacggttttgtttttgggaactcacatgagaacttcccagtgggtcacccatcatgggagtgctctcgtgctacttgcttaacttcggagttcccatggaacttgaaaccagtgagctcctaaaagcttcgtgctaggtagggattggaatatacatataaggatcactcccctgggagatatgagatgttacaatccaccccccttaggggtctgACGCCCTCGTCGGCACATCACGGCCAGGgtcgccttgatttcggtcggggtgtgtcaatttagCAACTTCATGTTTTTTGGCATAACttgtaataaaattataaaacattgtaccAAAAATATAAGGTAACGGAGATTGCAAAAAGGGACCACACCACAGTGCCACGCCAAAAATAAaacgaataaaaaataaaaccctactgTTGAAGTTTCCGCGCCTCAAATCTTTGGTTTTGAAACCCCGGCAGCCTCCTCTCCCTCCACTTCTTCCCGCCTCTCTCTGCTCCCACTCCCAAACCTTAAAAGCCCCCAAAACCTAACCCTCCCTATCTCTCCAAACCACCACCAAATCttacatttctctctctctctctctttctctctctctctctctctcagagccATGAAACGCCGATCTAGACTCCACCGCCGGTCCTCCCCCAACCGGTCGGCCGAGCCATTTCTCAAATACCTAAAGCCCGGCGCGCTCGCCCAAATCCGAGACTCCCGAATCAGCAGGGCCAGATCGCACCAGCTCAACTGGCTCTCTCAGATCTGTTTATCGCCGGCGTTATCTCCGGGGCCCGACGCGGGTCTTCCCCAGGCCAACGCGATGGAGGGATTCCCTTGCTTCTCGGGTCGGATCTACGGCCCCAGATGTCCCCAGCGGAAGAAGCTTGCGGCGTCCAAGTCGGTTATGTTCCTCAGCCCCTCGAGCCCGGTTCACGACTCGCCCGATCCGATAATCGATCTGTTTAGTACGGACATTCTTGCTGCACATTGAATCGGAAATTGTAGAATGTTCAGTTGAACCATTGCTGTAGATTAGGCCTTCTAATTTGTAGTTTATGTGGTACTTTGGTGGACAATTGCTTAGATACAGCTGcgattattaataaaatttaccGAAAAGTTCCGAAGCAATTGCTTTTTCGAGTGCTGATTTATGATTTGGGTGTTGAATTGGAATGCGCTTCAACGGTTTGATGTTTTGCATTCATTGGGTTGTCAATTGTCATTCAATTGTGATGGCTTCATAAAGTTGTGATGAATTTACTGAATTGCGGTGTTTGACTGCTTAAGCCGCAAATTGAGTTATTGTGTGTGAATTATGTGTCCTATTTTCCTTCGATGGGTTTTCGTCCTGGGATGACTCTAAATAGGTAGTAGCGATAAAGAAAGACGGCTTCTTTGGTATGCTTGTACTCCGTGGGATGGCATTAACTGTTTGACGTTTTGCACTCATTTGGAGTTGTCATTAAATTTTGATGGGTTCACAATGTTGTGCTGAAATTACCTTAATTGTGGTGTTTGGCTGTTTAACGGTTCATCTTGTTTGCGCAGTAAATTGATTAATGTGTGTAAATTATGTGTCCTGTTCTCCTTAGATGGGGTCTGGTCTCAACACAAATCTAAATCGGCAGTGTGATAAGGAAAGACGGCTTCTTTGGTATGATTGATGGTCATTTACATGAATCCGCGTTTCTATTTGGCGTTGTGGTTTGCATCTTTGGTAGTAGCTCATGTATTTTTTTGTCTGCGCAATTGATGCAAGTCCTGTAGTGAATAGGTTATGTTCTGATATGGTCACTGCAAGGGGAGAAAGATTGGAGACGAAAAGAGTGTTGAAATCTCTTCCCATCAATGCCTTCCCTTTATTTCGGGTTTGTAGTTGTAGTTAATTTCCGAATGTATCATCAACTCTAGAGAGTTTTCGGCTTCCTTGGATACAACGCTACTTGTATTGACTCATTAACTCTACTAACTTTTTAGTAGAGGTCATTCAACTCAAAGACGCAAGAATGTAGTGATTTGGTTTCTGATCTTGGTGCCCCACAAGAAACGCTTTAACTGTTTGATGTTCGGAACTCATTTTGTTTATGGCTGAGGTTCTGCATTGTGATTGTTGACGTCTTAATTTGTGTATCTTGTTCATGCCGTAAGTGTAGTTATTGTTGCATTCGATTTAGGTATGCCGAATCTGCTGATAAAGAAAGAGGGCTTCGTGGTTAACTCGTAAACATCGGTGATTTTTAACTGCTGCTATTCTTGCCTGTACTTGTGGTAGTGCTCACTTTTGCTTCCATGTTCTTCCTCAGTATCATTTAGATTGCATCCTGTCATCCTTTCAGTGTGGTTAAAATTCCTTCGGTATGGAACATGCACGCGTAAATTTGCGTCCTGTCAAGGAATTGTCCGAGATAACTGATCTATTTTCCGGTGCTTCTTGAAGACCGGAGCCATACTGTATGGTTTTTACTTACTCGTTTTCATCGGTTCCACTTAGCAGAGTTGCAGCAAGGTTATTGGATGCAGTTTCGAGAAGTAATTCCTCCTCTTCTCTGTTAATTCGTTCTTGGATACAAATCCATTGATGTCGTCCTTGTCCTTTGACATTGCTCCTGTTTATATTTCATGAGCTATTTTCCTAGTGTTGAACCACTGAAAGAGCATATTTCATGAGCCGCGCCAAACACTCCTATAACTGCACATATGATACCTGAGAAATGCTgaggagactctctcaaaagtgagactctttCTAGACGCTTTGAcatctcatgttttttgcacaatgttttatagTATTGGTACGAGAATTGACGTTACATTATGAGGTGTCATAGAGTCCAGAAAAAGTTCCACTTTAAgaatcttcttagcatttctctatgATGCGTAAGAGTTCATTTTGGTCGTGATATTCATAAATGGAATCCTATAATGGGACCTTATATCTCTGCAAAGCGTAAGggcattcatattataaatcttACTAGAACTCCCCTCTCTTTATCTTTATTTGGTGTAACTACTTGAGCTGGATGAAAGGAAACTTTCACATTCGGTTTTGAAAAGGGAAGATCCTATAGGATCCtatccaaaattttattttgctaGGCCCATAGCTAAAAGGTTTCTTTTGAATTATTTGAGAGTTATACTTAAATCAATAATatatgattttgatgatttcatGTATCTATTTGATATTATGATTCTGTACATATACATAATTTAGAATTTTCTCAAACTATGACTTTTGAGACGAtcttcacactcattcatataTAACTTCACCTTTATTTATCAATTCGAAGGGTAGAAAGCAAATAAAATGTAATGTATAAAAATCACTACCATTAGCCAAACGTTCCCTCATTTCCCTCCCAAccactaaaaaacaaaaaaacaaaagagaattttaacgaaaaactcccggtattgtttactttaacaaaaaactatatttttacactaaaaattcaatcatgatactattcactttatcttttattttgtccttatcgttaaaactcaaagttttcaaattattttcattagttttcttaaaaaaaaatggaaatgctAACGACACCGTATCATGTTAATACACCCTCGCCACTACTGTGTGCAGCTTTGCGTAACTACTAGGCGAATTTTCTGTAGTGGACACAGAGCAAACAAACGAGCATCAATGGCTGAACCCAAAACCAAATACGATCGCCAGCTCAGGtactctatctctctcttcccctttcCCCGTTTTGCCCTCCACCATTCCCCTAATTCTCCAAAATCCCACTCTCAACTCGTTCAATCCCTTTCGCTAAAGCTTTAATCCTCTGTTTGTTTACACCCATTTGAAATTGCAGAATCTGGGGCGAGCAAGGGCAGACAGCCCTAGAGAAGGCCAGCATATGCCTACTGAATTGCGGCCCCACCGGCTCCGAGACCCTGAAGAACCTTGTTCTTGGCGGGGTTGGAAGCATCACCGTCATCGATGGATCTAAAGTCGAACCGGGTGACCTCGGAAATAACTTCATGGgtatgtttaatttttgttttggtcaaatgggtatgttttgaattgttgttttCGGGTTTGATTACTGTTTTTTGATTGTTTTATGGATTTTGGTTGTTGGGTTTTTGGTAGTTGATGAATCGAGCGTTGGGAAATCGAAAGCAAAATGCGTTTGCCAGTTTCTTCAGGAGTTGAATGATGCTGTGAAGGCTAAGTTTATCGAAGAGTATCCGGAGGTTTTGATTGAGACTAACCCGTCGTTCTTTTCTCAGTTTACCTTGGTTGTGGCTACTCAGGTATGGACTCTACTTATCGCCAATGTATTGCATATAGTATGCTTACATATTTTTGTATGACAGCTTGATTACCAAGTTTTCTCCTTACATTCCTACATTCTCATtacattgtatttttttttagtcaaaatggtttaTGAGATTTGCATATCCATCAGTTTAgtctttgagatttgaaatcaataaaatggtccttgagtttATCCACGGTCAATCGTTTTGGCcatttcatgaaaaattatattaaataagaatcaaaatgacaaaattaccctcaatttaataatcAATAGgtcaaatgatttgacaaaaattaagattatttttgtcattttagccTAATTTGATGGAGATTTTTCatgcaatgatcaaaatgattgattgtggacaaatttagagaccacttctattgatttcaaatcttagggaccaaaatgaggagtgaTACAactctcagggaccattttggctaaaaagcctttttttttaatttttataataatgaACATGTGATGTCGGTACACTTGTAAAGATAGTTTGGTTATATACTTTCCCCATAAGGTTTGCTTATTTTAGTGGCTATTGGATGGCGGATGTCAAGTTTACCTATAGACTTCGTAAAGTTCCAATTTTTGTCCGCGTTATGCAATAACTATGATGGACTGTTTTGAGAATCTAGGTCTTTAGTTTCTATTGGGATTATTTGTGTTTTCGATTTCTGTCGTCACACTTGTTAATAGCAATATCCCTGATTTTCTAATTTGAACCATCAGCTAGGGGAAAGTTCAATGGTAAAGCTTGATAGAATCTGCAGGGAGGCAAATGTGATACTGATCTTTGCTCGCTCTTATGGCCTCACTGGGCTAGTCCGTATCAGTTTGAAGGTAATGCTGTTTTGAGATTTTTGTAAAAGCTGTTCTCTCTATCTTGGAATTACTATTTCAGAATGTGAGCATTTGAGTTTTTATCCTCCAATTGGTGAGAGTAATGAGGGATGAGATATGATAATCCATAGCCGTGTCCTAGTTCGAAGCTTGATAGTGTAATGATGATAGGTGTTTCTCTGATTATTTACATCATAAAGAAGCAGAATTGCTTGCTTATAGGGACATGGTTTCGTTATCCAAacttataattttataaatatctAGATGGCAAGGTGAAAAATGGATCTCACAGAGTTAtgtttataatatttttctttgaatcTGAGTATTGCTATGTTCTCCATAATCTCTACGTTTTTTTGGGGCAGGAACATACTGTGATTGAGTCAAAACCTGAACATTTTCTGGATGACCTTCGTTTGAATAATCCATGGCCGGAGCTTAAAAGGTATGAAATTCTGTTTTTGATATTTTCATCTGAGGCATTTTCAGAGTTACTTATTCGGATTTAGGATAACTAAGTATTTGCATGTGTATTTTATGCTAATTTGCTTTTGCCTATGTGAGCTGATGACTGGTATTCTGATTTCTTAGCCTATATGTCGGTGTTCAATAATATATGTGTAACTCCTTGTGTTTATTTTCTAGATATTGAATCTATTATTTATTGACAATAGGTACGCGGAAACTATTGATCTGGACGTGTCAGATCCTGTTGCCCACAAGCACACACCATACGTCCTCATTCTTGTCAAGATGGCAGAGGAGTGGGCAAAAAATCATGATGGTAAACTTCCATCAACTAGGGAAGAGAAAAAAGAGTTCAAGGTTTACATGCTTGATTCATACAATTtctgttcttttttattttctcaattgCTTTCTAGTAAATACGTTTGTTTATTTCCTTGTGCTCTTGAATTGCTTAGGAGCTTATTAAAGCCAGGATGACTGCACTAGATGAAGATAACTATAAAGAAGCCATTGAGGCCTCTTTCAAAGTCTTTACTCCACGAGGAATTAGTAAGTGTATAATTTTCAAGCTCGGTTGTAGTTTTCCAGTATATTTCTGCAGAAGATGCTATTGTATGTATAAATTTCCAAGATAGGTAAAATAGTCATCACATACATTTAGCAGTTTGAATGTTTCTTCATGTTAAATGACTGCTGCAAATTGAACTTGGTTCGAGTACATGCTTGGTAAACTGTTATATCCTACTCTCACTCCAATGGAGTTGGGGTTGGCTTGGCATTGTTTCGGAACAAAGAGAGTTTATCCACTTTCCCCCTACCATTAACATAATATAAGTAATctggaaagaaaatataaaatcatcCATATCTGCTAGAATACTCATACATCTTTGTAAACTTTGCGTATTGCACTATACTTCTTTGGAGGTTCAGATCATACTGTGGTTCAGCCTTGAATTTTGATGTTTGAATATCAGTCCGACTGTACAAGTggttaattcttttttttcttctcattttgtcTTAGGTTCTGACTTGCAACAGGTAATTGGAGATAGCTGTGTGGAAATAGATTCCAGCTCGTCTGAtttttgggtgatggtggcAGCGTTGAAGGTTTGTGATTTTTTCCATGACCTCCGGATATAGCATGTTTAACCTTTTTTGTGTTAAACTGAGAGTGCTCAGAATAAAGTGTTTATCACCATAATGCATATCTTCTAGAGTTTCAAATAGTTTCGAGGCTAAAACTCTAATTATAAAACTGTTTAGCGATAATTAGCGTAATTTTTAGGCAATTTAACCGCCAATCATGCACATTTTGAAGTCATAGCTTTGAGCCCTGTTCCTACATTTTAATGGTAGATTGGGGGATTTTATGTGAAATACCCAACTTGATCAAAGGGAACATGTTTTCAGAGTTCTCATGCTgagtttttctttcttgaatGGTCAACGCAGGAATTGCTTGACTAGACATTTTAGCTTTATTagagattttagccatcttacAATGGACATGTGTGTAGCTTGCCAATATTTTTAATTGAGAAAATCACATGCTTATAATTAGCTTGTCTATCCAGATCCATTCCATTGTC from Pyrus communis chromosome 7, drPyrComm1.1, whole genome shotgun sequence encodes the following:
- the LOC137740419 gene encoding uncharacterized protein — encoded protein: MKRRSRLHRRSSPNRSAEPFLKYLKPGALAQIRDSRISRARSHQLNWLSQICLSPALSPGPDAGLPQANAMEGFPCFSGRIYGPRCPQRKKLAASKSVMFLSPSSPVHDSPDPIIDLFSTDILAAH
- the LOC137739541 gene encoding NEDD8-activating enzyme E1 regulatory subunit AXR1-like gives rise to the protein MLIHPRHYCVQLCVTTRRIFCSGHRANKRASMAEPKTKYDRQLRIWGEQGQTALEKASICLLNCGPTGSETLKNLVLGGVGSITVIDGSKVEPGDLGNNFMVDESSVGKSKAKCVCQFLQELNDAVKAKFIEEYPEVLIETNPSFFSQFTLVVATQLGESSMVKLDRICREANVILIFARSYGLTGLVRISLKEHTVIESKPEHFLDDLRLNNPWPELKRYAETIDLDVSDPVAHKHTPYVLILVKMAEEWAKNHDGKLPSTREEKKEFKELIKARMTALDEDNYKEAIEASFKVFTPRGISSDLQQVIGDSCVEIDSSSSDFWVMVAALKEFIENEGGGEAPLEGSIPDMTSSTEHYISLQKLYQAKAEADYLVIEQRVRTTLKKIGRDPNSISKTTIKSFCKNARKLKVCRYRLVEDEFNSPTVPELQKYLTDEDYSVASVFYVLLRAVDRFAANYNSFPGQFDGLMDEDISRLKTTAVGLLNDVGCNGVTLTEDLINEMCRFGAAELHAVAAFIGGIASQEVIKLITRQFVPLSGTFVFNGIDHKSQLLSL